The Haliaeetus albicilla chromosome 9, bHalAlb1.1, whole genome shotgun sequence genomic sequence AAGCTGACTTAATTTGGATATAGGTTCTTCCGTAACTTTGGGGGTTTTGTCCAATACTGgctatgaaagaaaataaaccttaTGAATTGGCAGCTTCCTGAACAGACACCAGAATCCATTTTCACAGCAGTTGTGTGAGGTACGCTGTGATCATTAGCTGCTAAACTTGGAACTGTCACCTGGCTAACTGAGCAGCATAGGGTGGGAGAGGTGTTTCTCGATTTAACCACTTCATCCAAAGTCTATGAGAAAACAAACTGTGAGTGTTCTCTGTTGTCATTGGCAGAACGGCAGTCCTCGCGTAACCACGAGTATTAGCCGAGGTCTGTGTCCTGCCGTGTTTTGCTAGCCTTTTGTGGTGGGACTTGACAAACAAAGATGTTCATGCTTGAGTGATCTTAGCATGGCCACGGAAATGACGTGGGACCAGCACTCCTCGTCTACCCTGTGTAAAACTGCAGGCAGTTCCTGCTTGCATTTCAGTTTATAGTAGAACTTACCTCCAACATACATGGGCAAAAACTAGCCCAACACTAAGGAAAGAATATCCAATAGCAAATTCAGTGTTTACACACTGATAGGAGCCCAGTTGGGCAGCTATATGGATGGCATTTAGCAATGTGTgatagggaaaaagaaaaaaaacaaaacaaaacaaaaacaaaacacacaaaaaacctcCACCAAAAATCCTGCATAGGTACACCAGTGAATTGTCACTGCTGTGATTAATTCAACCTAACAATGAGTTTTACTTATAATAAAGGAAATTTACTTTTCTAGTTattacatacatttaaaaaaaaaaatctaagtacACAGGGCTTGATTTTTCAGAGGATTGAGACCCCATTCTTACCAGCCTTCCTAGGAGTGGTAATGCTCTGCATCGTGGAAGCTAGGGCAGATACCTCGCATGAAGAGAGTCTTCCGAGATCCTTGAACACAGCCATCTCTAACTGGAGATACTGCCGTGTTTCTGAGTCTCCAGATGGTCCTGGTCCTTTTGAAGAAAAGTGAATCCAGTAAATTCATTGTGCTGTACTCTTACACTTTGCTCTGTGGAAAAGTCTTTCTGTACTTCACAACCATCACTTTGTGTTTAAAAAGTGGAAGGCATAGTGAGACTGTATATAAGCTAACAAGTCTTAAATAATACCAGACTAAtcactttaattttctttagacGGGTGGTAGGAGGTAGGCAAAGACCACTGCTGCTACACTATCAGTTCAAGGGAAAGTATGAGAGGTTTCCCATGTAAGCAAACAACTTGCAAATAGAAATTGCATAGTCATGTTATTATATACAAATTTACTCCTGTATACTGCCCAATGCTGCTTCTACAGCCTCTTcagagctttaatttaaaaaaaaaattatgtcattttaaagattttaagcAAATATACTAAACCTCAATAAGGTCACCCTTCCTATTTCCAAGACATAGTAGACTCTAATAAAGCcgtgggatttttttctgataaaaatgcagtttattttggttttaattgaACAGACATCCCTTACACACAGGGGTCTGCTTACATCACCCTACCTGCACAGGTGCATCGAGCTTGCATGCTCTATGCATGAAATGACACAATGTTCGCTGGTCCTTTCCCATGTGAACCACAACAGCAGacccagcactgctggcagaACAGAGTTTATAAATGcgctctgccaggcagctggcTGTGACCCAAGCCGGTTTCCTCACTGGTGCGAGGCTCTGGAAAGCACAGAGGCTCGCTGTTTTCTGGGCTGGACCTCACCGTGCATCCCTGGGGGAGCTCCCTAGGGTCACTGCTAGACTGGGCTAAGCATCTGTACCCAAGGTTCAACGAATACTTCGGAGGGCTGAAGGGATCTTAAAAGCAGGGACAGAGGTTTTACAAAGCACTGGAGTAGAGAGAAGTATGAGAGGGTCTCAGTCCTTGTTGAGTCCGTGAACATTGCTGATGCACATacaggagcaggcaggcatcTTCTTTCCAGAAGCATTATTTGTATCTTACACTACTTCTATACTAGAGGGAGAGGCTGCTGGCTAGAGCAGGAGGGATTTGGACTTGGCAGTctattcccagctctgccactgattTCCCATGTGGCTTCAGACAAGTTACTTTAATCCTGTGTCCCTGCCTGCCTTAATTTACAGGGTTGATAATACTGGCCTGCCTCTGCTGAACACTTTCAAGCTTAACTGGTGTTTTCCAAATGCTTTAGGACACTCAGAAAGCTATCCTGTCAAAGTGAAATTCAGAGCAGCACACGCAGAGTGACACACGTGGCAAAAATGTGGCACACTAAGCTATGTATATGGTGATGAGCTCTGAGCTGACTGCTTCCTCTTAGGAAAGAGAATACAGTGCTAAACAAACGACTACAAAAACAAGTACATAATATTTTCTGGCATGGAATACCAGAAATTATGAGAAGGgcaatgaaaaagcagaaaacagccaTGCCAGCCCAGGCATTAGTAGCATACCTGCACTGTTAACACCGTGcgcagccctggctccccgtcTCAAGGACACGGTAGAGGTGGAGAAGGTGCACAGGCCACATAGCTCAAAGGTATTGTATAACCTGTACACAGGGAGAGATGGAGCAAGCTTTTGAGGGCTATGATAAAGATGAATGACATTTGCAAAGCAGCACAAAGACGGCAAGTCAGTTTTTGCTGTTCATGGTCTCCCACTGTTGGTAGGGCTCCTCACCAAACAAAAGCCGCAGCGATGGGTTTGGGAGCACACGAGCACAGGTACTTCTCACGGGGAAGGGCAAAGCCAGTGCTATTTGCTCGTCTTGTTTTTAAGCTCTCACTTCTGTACTCACCACTGGTCGCTTTTGTGTAGATGGCTGCTTCCGCCCAATGAGCAGCTTGTATATTCTTACTATTTTTGTTAATTAGGTTAGACTCGGAGCTGCTCTTCAGCACCTCGCACAATTGAAACGTTAACGAGGGTAGGAACATGGGAAACACCAGCAGGCTGGTGGGGCTGCGCGTGTACACGTACCTGGGTCGCTGCATTGCGCGGCAGGGCAGCAGGCATGGCAGACGGGCGCATTTGCCGTGATGGGGCTTCTGCCTTTGGCAGGGGGACGGCTTGTTTCACTGTAGCGCCCTGCAATAAAGCCACTAGCAGAGGATTAAGCAGCAGAGGCAGACACAGTAAGTGAAGGCCCACGTTAACTCTTTATGGCTTATAAAACAAGCTCCTCCAGACGCACAACGTCGAGGTTCTGTCCTGGTATTCCTAGCACCGTGCTCACAGCATGGGTGATTTGCACCTTGGGCATTTAACCCTTTGAGCTGAAACTTCTTTCAGACATATTAGCCCAGAAATAATCATTTATACCTTGGTTATATCTGTCCTCAAGGAAGTGTCATAGCATCCATAAGCAGCCGTGCATGCATGTTGTAATGTACATGCTCGTGTTAGCAGTGGAGTTGATATTGCTACAGATACCTACAGACTGGGGGAGCTGTGCTCTTGGGAAGAACAGgagagactttttttcctctatggAGGTAGCGTCAAAGCAGTATCGTCACTGTGGACAACTGAACTGACCgtagaaaaaggaagagcatCCCCGGTTGTTTAAAGCACATTAACCCTCCAAATTGCCCAATGACATTAAGAGAAGTTAGAGGGTACCTACTTGTGTGCTAGCTTTATGCTTGGTGAAAAATCATCCTCTCCCTTTCCACTTCTCACAATTGCAGTGTTGaaactgttccagtgtttaaaaaaagctgtgggGAATCTGCATTTGAATTTAATGGGAGTGCTTTTGTTCTCTGATGGTAATAAGGTAcatctattaaaaatacttcactCTAGTAGCTGTTTGCTGAAACTAGAatcctttgttctttttaaagaaaagaaaaatccaaaccagGACCACTTCAGCTGATCTGGACCGATCAGATCTAACTACAACAGCAAATCTAACTACAACTCAGCCTTACAATCCATTTTACTAAGCGcttgcattagaaaaaaaaacaaccacaaaagaCAAGAAGAATCCATTTTTaagtggaaacaaaaataagtaaaactcaGCTCTGAATCCAGGGCTAAATAGAAGTATCTAATGTAAAATTTGCAATGAGAACAAGAGTTCTGGTTGATCACCAGTGTTTCCAGTTGACAGGTGGGAGCAGCGAACACTAGTGCTGGTGCCTTTCCTGACAGCTTGTATTTGGTCTTTTTCCAGTACGCCACAACAGGCTGCTCTCTGACACTCCATCACACAGAAAAGCCAGAACACGAAGACATCTGTGAGTATCGTCCCTACTCCTGCCCATGCCCTGGTGCATCCTGTAAATGGCAGGGATCCCTGGAAGCCGTGATGTCCCACCTCATGCACGCCCACAAAAGCATTACCACCCTTCAGGGAGAAGACATCGTTTTTCTTGCCACAGACATTAACCTTCCAGGGGCTGTTGACTGGGTGATGATGCAGTCGTGCTTCGGTCACCACTTCATGCTGGTGCTGGAGAAACAAGAGAAGTATGAAGGTCACCAGCAGTTTTTTGCCATCGTGCTGCTCATCGGCACCCGTAAGCAAGCGGAGAACTTTGCATACAGACTGGAGCTGAACGGCAACCGCCGCCGGCTGACCTGGGAGGCAACGCCTTGCTCCATCCACGACGGGGTGGCTGCAGCCATTCTGAACAGCGACTGCCTAATTTTTGATACGGCTATAGCACACCTTTTTGCTGACAACGGAAACCTTGGCATTAACGTGACTATTTCTACATGTTGTCCGTGATGTATTTGCATAGCTAGCAAAACCTAGGCTGTCTGGACATAGTGCTTTACATTCACgaagggttttctttttgttccgTTTTTTCTTAATGCTATTCAACTATGTCATTGTGTATGCTAAGGTTCCTAACTTGCCAACATTTTTAACcttggagagaagaggaacaagAGTGTCCTGTAAGTAATATGAGTGGGAAAAGGTCTTTTTAAATTCTTGGGTGCCTTAGGAAGATTCCCCCCACACAGTCacctttttaaatttaattatattCTATTTAAAGAGTGCTTCCATTAGACATGTGGCTTAAGAGACCTGGAGGACTGCATTCCCATTTGGAGCGCAGCTAAAAGCCCTTTCGGCAGGAACACTGACTTTCTCTCTCGCTGGTGAGCTTTAATAACAGTTTTTAGTAGGcgggaaaggaaagaaatccaaGCAACCTCTCACAAGACAAGTTGTGACTCAAAGGGGAAGAACAGGTACTTCAGTGTTGCTACTCCCATTTCCTGCTACCTTATTAAAAAGGGATGGGCATTGGAtcatttgctgcatttttaaaacaaaataggggaggaggagctggggtgAAGcatggcagagcatgggaattGCTGGCTCCTGTCTGTTTTAGGGGGATCAGTGAGCCCAGCACACAGTACAACTGCTCACAGCCAGGTACAAGTGAAAGCAGGAGGCACACATCTAATGTATCTCGAACAGCTAGAGCCAATAATATAGAAATACGTGCAAGCTGTCCACATGCAGCTTCCCTTGGAGACATACTTGACTATTGATTATTGTAAAAGACTAATAATTTAGCAAGAGCTTTATGGCCAGTGTCGCATCATTTGCTATTTAAGTTTTGTTGccatatttacttttattttgtaataaatactttgcaaaaACTACACTGCATAGCACGCTGTGCTAACATGCGTGTGCGTGACAGTAGCTATGACTTCCCGGTTACTTTGCGCGCCCTGGCTCGCTGGATCTGCTGGGCTTCCTCCTGCGCGGGCTAGCTCACCCAGGCGAGCGGCAGGACGCCGCAGGGCCGAGGGGGTGCTCGCCCCcgccacctcccagccctgctgccagagGGCCACTTTGCAGCACAAGCAGGAGAACCAGGTGGGGATTTGAGTCCCAGGGGCAACAGTGACAGCCTGACTCATGCAAACTGAAATCACGGTCTGTCACCGAAGCTGAAtctgcctgcagcctcccctCTGCAACCAGAACCTTCTGTCTGATTCACTCAAGCAGAATACTAGCTCCACATATGGCTTCCCTGAATATTAAGATGTTTGCCATTTGGAAAAGGCAAGGAGTTGTGAGGTGATACAGTCTGCTGAGTTATTCAGTGGTAGGAAGCCTCACGATAGTAGAAAACTACATGTAAAGTGACAGATGAAGCTTGGTGTGAATAAATATAATGCATAGGGAGGAAAAACAGTCCTAACTGCATCCCTCCAGGGAAAAGCACTTTGGAGTTATGACAGAGTCCCATGCAAACGTCACCTAACTGGTAGCAGTCCCCAGAAAAGTGCACAAGAGAATGACGAGGACCACATCAGCAAAGAGAAGCTTGTCCCAGCCTTGAGAATTTGGAAGTGACCACAGGAGAAAACCTCCCAAGGAATTACTCTAATCTTTTTGTATACAGTTCCTATAAAGATCCTACATTTGATCTCAGTTACATTGTGCTGGCAGCACTCCAGCAGCATCAGCCGAGTAAACTAATTTACTCCTGCTTAAGCAGGATCAAAGTCAAGCTCTGGCTCTGACAGGTGTTAACACCTGTGCTTTCAGCAGAACTTGTTAAGCAACAATTCCTAAGGATTTGATTCATTTTCCCATATTTCAGCAACATTTATAGTGGAAGATAATTTTTCTTACTGACAGTTGGGACATAACAGCTTTTTGTGTAAAACAAAACTCCGAGACATGTCTTTGATTATAGCAGgattaatgaaattaattactCCAGTGTTGCCTATAACCCACATTAGATAAATTAACACACATTATTTCATTAGGTCTTTCCACACCATTCAGTTCTGAAGGAATGGCAAACTTTCATTATATCTCACACCAAAAAGACCCCAACACCCAGTATCTTTTCTGTCTGAAACCAAATTTAGGATAAGGAATACCTCAGCTGGTACTGCCAAGAAGCAATGTGTTTCCTCTTCAGATCAATAAATGAACAGGTGACATTCATTCCAGCAGTCGACAAAGcatttcaggttttcttctctATGCAGCAGGGCACAACACAGCTGGTACGACTTCCCGAGGGTGATGTCTGAGTACCAGAGGCAGGAGGGGCTTGCAGGGCACCAGTACCTTGCCAAGGGAAGTGGCAGCACATCAGTAAATGTGTGAAAGTTCCtctaaatattcagaaaaaagttACTGAGGCCAGCctggttttcttaaaaaaactcCTGACCACCAACGAAGCAACCTGACTTTGAAATGGACGATGAAACGTACCCAGAGGAAACTCTGCCCAGGAGCCGGCAGCAGCCAAAGAGCCGCAGCCGGCAGacctccctgccatggggaGCTCTCCCGCTGCCCAGCCGGGCTGCGGCACACAGCGTGTGCCCAACAGCCCCTCTCAGCTGCACTCCAGCACCGCCTGGGAGAGGTTAACTGCACAAGGCGACACGAGCGACCAAGAGTTGTCCCTATGAAGCGGTTTTTCTGTTGAGTCGCTACGCTATATTGTTGACAGTTCTCCCgaaaaacaatttctgctttaaacacaaagaaaaaaatgcaaaaactcCTAGGGACTGATGAGTTTATAGCAAGAGCATGGCACAACTTGAGCGGTTCCCACCCGCGGCTGTGCCAGCGTTGGGCCGTGTGCTGTTAGGACAGGCACTCTCCTCCAGCCGTGCCACAGCCAGAGGTGAAAGCTGCGGCAATACCAGGATCTGCACCAACCGACACGGGAAGCAACGTCCCAGGACCCCAATGCTATGGGGAGCTATGAGCACCAACGCCAGCCGAGCAGTGTGTCCAAACGCGGCACTAATACCACCGGCTGCACCTCAACATATTCCTTCCAGTTTTAAAAACGAGCGACTTGCTTCTTTTGCTGTAGAACTCACGTGCTTGTAAGACAACTGCAAGTTCTTATAAAAAGCCCAGATAACGTAGCACATACACGCTGTCCTAAGGTGCGCCTAAAGCCTGCGTTTGTTTGCAATTGAcgtttctgaagaaaactgctttcttttgttctccAAGTGCAAATTCCTTGGAGGGATCCAACCGCCCCTAGCCCTACAGGAGAAGACAGCGACAGATCCGCAACAAGCCTATGACACCAACGTGAGAAACCTGCCCGGGCAGGTGTTCCGGGGCAGTTAGGAGCTCATGCCCAAACAGCCGAGCCGCACCGGGGTTTGGAACCCGCCTTTCACCTCCGGCCCAGCTCCCATTCCACGCAGAAGGCTGCGGCTCGGCTCCAGCGCTCCCTCGGATCCCCAGCAGCGgcgggacggggacggggacgggccccccccccgctccagcCCGCACCGCGGCCC encodes the following:
- the SIAH2 gene encoding E3 ubiquitin-protein ligase SIAH2, giving the protein MSRPSSAGPGASKPCGKQQHAPSPAVPAAVLPGPGGASPPPPPPPPPPPPPPPPPPPQQQQQQQHHELTSLFECPVCFDYVLPPILQCQAGHLVCNQCRQKLSLCPTCRGSLTPSIRNLAMEKVASAVLFPCKYATTGCSLTLHHTEKPEHEDICEYRPYSCPCPGASCKWQGSLEAVMSHLMHAHKSITTLQGEDIVFLATDINLPGAVDWVMMQSCFGHHFMLVLEKQEKYEGHQQFFAIVLLIGTRKQAENFAYRLELNGNRRRLTWEATPCSIHDGVAAAILNSDCLIFDTAIAHLFADNGNLGINVTISTCCP